AGCACGCGCCTGCTGTCGCTGGTCGTGCGAGCCATGGGCGCACGCCGCGCGCTGGAGATCGGCACCAACATCGGCTACTCGGCCATCGCCATCGCCTCGGCGCTGGGCGACGGCGGCGAGCTGGTCACGCTGGACATCGACCCGGAGATGCATGAGCGTGCGCGCGTCAACGCGGATCGCGCGGGGGTGGGCCATCGGGTAACGCTGGTCACCGGACCGGCGCTGGAGACGCTCGCTGGAATCGATGGACCGTTCGACTTCGCCTACGTGGACGCCGACAAGGGCTCGTATCCGCAGTACCTCGATGCGGTGGTGGAGCGGCTGCGGCCCGGCGGCGTGGTGGCGCTGGACAACCTGCTGTGGCTGGGTCAGGCGGCGCACGAGCCGGAGGACAGCGACTTCCATCGCGAGTCGACGCCGATCATCCGCGCCTTCAACGAGGCCTTTCTTGCCGACACGCGGCTCGACAGCACGATCGTTCAGGTCGGCGACGGCGTTGGGCTGGGCGTGAAGCGACCGTCTGTTGACTGATAGCCGGATGGCGCGTAGCGTCGCGCCGCGGAACGTGCGTGCCTGAAGGAACTTCCCGATGCTGACCAATCGCGCGAAGCAGCGGCTCCAGAGCGGCAAGGTGGCGCTCGGCGTCAGCTGCGGGATGGGCGCGCCGTTTCTGGCCGAGGTGCTGGCGCGCGCGGGGTTCGACTGGGTGATGGTCGACAACCAGCACGGCATGTGGGACCGGCAGTCCTCGTCCCTGGCCATGATGGGCGTGCGGGCGGGCGGGTCGACGCCCATGGTGCGCGCGCCCGAAAACGACTACTACGCCATCGGCCGGCTACTCGACGAGGGCGCATTGGGCGTGATCGTGCCCATGGTGGAGAACCGCGAGGAGGCCGAGCGGGTGGTCCAAGCCTGCCGCTATCCGCCCGTCGGCAGCCGCTCGGACGGCGTCAGCGGCGCGAGCGTGTACGGCCCCAGCTATCGCGAGCAGGCCAACGACGAGATTCTGGTGGCGATCCAGCTCGAATCACGCGAGGCCATCGAGAGTGCCGACGCAATCATGTCGGTGGAGGGAATCGACGCCTGCTGGCTCGGACCGGCCGACCTGGCGAACTCGCTGGGCCACGCGCGCAACACGCCCGAGCACGACGCGGCGGTAAACGAGATGATCGCGGCCTGCAAGCGGCACGGAAAGGCCGCGGGCATCGCTGCGGGCAGCGTGGAGCAGGTCGAGAAGTGGGTGGCGGCCGGCTGCACCTTCGTCAGCGCCGGCGGCGACAAGATCTACGTGGGAAGCAGTGCGGCGGCGGAGTTCAACGCCCTGGCGAGCTTACGGGAGTAACGAGACATGGCACGCATCGACTCATTGACCAATCCCGTCAAGGCCAAGCTGCGCCGCGGCGAGGTGGCCCTGGGCGTCGGTGTCGCGCTCGGCAGCCCAAACATCGTGGAGCTGCTCGCGCGGCAGGGGTTCGATTGGGTCTTGATCGACAATCAGCACGGCACCTGGGGGCGGGAATCCACCTCGGCGGCGTTCATGGCGGCGAGGGCCGGTGGCGCGGTGCCCATTCCCCGAGTGCTCAGCAGCGAGTACACCGCCGTCGGGCACCTGCTCGACGAGGGCTGCACCGGGATCGTCGTGCCGATGGTGGATTCGCCCGAGGAGGCGGAGCAGGTCGTGCACGCCTGCAAGTATCCGCCCGCGGGCGGCCGGTCGCTCGGCGCGGCGGGGGCGATTGCGCAGTGGCCGGAGTACATGAACCGGATCAACGACGAGCTGCTCATCATGGTGCAGATCGAGTCCAAGCAGGCCGCCGAGGCGGCCGACGAGATCATGGCGGTGGACGGCGTCGACGGAACCTGGGTCGGCCCGGCCGACCTTGCCGCGTCGATCGGGCACGCGCAGGGAAGCACGGAGCACACGGATTGCGTCGTCGGCGTGTTCGAGGCCTGCCGGAACCAGGGCAAGATTCCGGGCATCTCCGCCGGCCCGCCCGACTCCGCGAAGCGCTGGATCGAGCACGGGGCGCGCTTCGTCACCCTCGGTGCCGACGTGCTCTACGTGCTCCAGGGCGCGCAGGCGGAGCTGGAGGCCTTCGGCCGCGAGCCGGGCTTGGGCGACTGGTCGTAGCCCAAGCGTCCGCGCCTCTGGCTCACCAGGGTGTCCAACCGTGAGATCAAGTCCCGTTCGTGGTGAGCCCTTCGGCAGGCTCAGGACAGACTCCGTCGAACCACGCCCTTGGACCAGCCCAGAGCCTGCCCCGTGCTTGACACGAGGGCGAACGGATAGCCGCCGCTCCCCCGACATCCAAAGCCGAAGCTAGCCACCCGATGAGACCTGGGAGCCAGGGTCCGGGGCCGCTGAAGGTCGATGAGGTCCGCAGGCTCCTACAGGCAATCGATGAAACGCCTGAGACGGTCATCCCGATCCACTTGCTGCGCTTCGGGACGAGCCAGGCCTACGCCGTTGGAGACGCGGGATCGCCTGACGCGGTGGTCGTGCAGAGAGACAGCCTGCCGGAGGAGCCGTTCGGACTAGGGACCAATGCGCAGGGGCTCTGGGACCTGCTGCGCGGCCTCGACGGTTGGACGTGCGTGGAAGTGGTGCCGGCGGTGGCTCCTCGGCTGGGCGCGCTGATGAACGAAGCCACGGGAGTTCGCGTCCGCTACTACGAGGGCGTCTACCACACTCTCACCGAGCCGGCGCCGGTATTCGAAGATTCGGCAGTCCGGCAATTGGGCATCCGTGACGCCGGCCTGCTGGCCGGCTACGGAATACACGGCGGAGACTTCGGCAGCTTGTCCAGGCTGTTGCTCGAGGGTGTGGTCGCGGGCGCGGTGGTGGATGGCCAAGTTGTCGGAACGGCCCACACCAGCGCCGTCATCGACCGATACGCCGACATCGGGGTCGAAACGCAGGGAGCCTGGCGCGGGCGAGGATTCGCCACGGCCGCCGCGTCCATCGTGGCGAGGCGGGTCCAAGAGCAAGGTCGAATCCCCGTCTGGAGTTGCGGCGAGGACAACCTGGCGTCGCTCCGAGTCGCCGAGAAGCTGGGGTTCGAGGAAGTTTCCCGCCTCACCTACGTGATCAAGGGGACCTGAAGCGATACCAGTCGCGCCCCGCGTGAATCGGGGGCAGGCTCACCTCCAGGTTTCCCATGCGCCTCCAGATTCAACCGGACTGGATTCCGGCCTTCGCCGAAATGACGGCGGGGTTACACATTGGCCTCTTTCCAGGGGATAGGGACCCGGTGCAAAGTCTCCTACGGAATCAGCAGCAGCTTCCCGGTCGTGGCGCGGCCTTCGAGGTCGGTGTGGGCTTGCGCGGCGTCGGCCAGGGCGTATTCGCCGTGGATCTTCAGCTCCAGCGAGCCGTCCGCGACCCAGCCGAGCACGGACGAGGTGCGCCAGGCGAACTCTTCGGAGGTGATGAGATGGTGCCCAAGGCTCGGACGCGCCAGGAATAGCGAGCCCTTCTGGTTGAGGACCTGCGGGTCCATGGGCGGCACGGGCCCGCTGGCGGCGCCGAAGAGCACCATGTAGCCGCGCGGCTTGAGGCAGTCGAGCCCACGGTCGAAGGTGGCCTTTCCGACCCCGTCGTAAACCACGTCCACGCCGGTCCCGTCGGTGAGCTCGCGGACCCTGGGCAGGAAGTCCTCCTCGGTGTAGTTGATGACGTGATCCGCGCCAACGTCGCGCGCGACTTCCGCCTTGGCGGGCGTGCCGACCGTCGTGATGACTTCCGCGCCTGCTTTCTTCGCCATCTGAATGATCAGACGACCGGCGCCGCCGGCGCCCGCGTGCACCAATGCGGTGTGGCCGGCGCGCAGCGGAAAGCTCGACGTCGTGAGGTAGTGCGCCGTGCAGCCCTGGAGCATGACGGCAGCGGCGGTGCGGGTATCCAGCGCTTCCGGAATGCGGACCAGCCGGTCGGCCGCGACGGCCTGCAATTCGGCATTTGAACCGATTTCGGTGCCGTGCGCGACGCGATCGCCAGCCTCGAGCGTCGTCACGTCCGACCCGACCTCCACCACCACGCCCGCGCCTTCCATGCCGAGGGTGAAGGGCGGCTCAACCGGGTAGCGGCCGGTGCGCTGGTAGGTGTCGATGTAGTTCACCCCGGCGGCTTCGGTGCGCACCAGGACTTCGTTGGGCGCGGGCGACGGGTCGGGGATGTCTTCGTAGCTGAGCGCCTCGATGCCGCCCGGCGTGTTGACGCGAATGGCTTTCATGGGTGTGTCCTCTGCGGCGAGAAAACGCCAGCATAGGACGCGGCGCGGCAGCGCAGGAACGCGCGTGCCTTATATTCCGGCCCGTGCGCATCCCCGACGTGCTTCAAACGCTGCGCCCGCTGATCGCCGGCGTGTATCTGCCGGCGTTCCTGATGTTCTTCGGCGTCGGAATGCTGACGCCCACGCTGCCGCTGTTCGCGGCGGAGCTGGGCGTGAACTACACGCTGGTGACGCTGGCGGTGGCGGTGACCGGGCTGGGCACGCTGCTCTGGAACGTCCCGGCCGGTCTGCTGCAGGCGCGCTGGAGCGAGCATCGCTCGGCGATCGTGGGACTGCTGGCGGTGGCGGCGGCGACGCTGGCGATGGGCTTCACGCGCGACTACACCTTGGTGGTGGTCTTCCGCGCGCTGGCGGGAATCGGCATGGCGACCTGGACGATCTCGCGCATGTCGCACCTGGTGGCCGCCGTGCCGCAGCACCACCGCGGACGGGCGATGTCGCTGTTCGGCGGGATCATGCGTATCAGCCTGTTTCCCAGTCCCGCCATCGGCGGCGCATTGGCGGAGCTGGTGAGCTACGAGGCGTGCTTCCTGGTGGCGGGACTCTTTGCCGCCGTCGGTGTGCTGCCGATGCTGCTGATGCGGCACCGCGTCGAGCGGCCGCTGGGCAGCGTGCCCGCGCGGCACGTGGCGCCCGCCAGCCTGTGGGCGGTGCTGCGGGGGCACTGGCGCGACCTCGCGACCGCCGGCACGGGGCATGTGCTGGCGTCGGCCGTCCGCGCGGGACGACAGGTGATCATTCCAATCTACGGGGCATTCGTTCTCGGTCTGGACGCGGCGGAAATCGGCGTGGTGGTGAGCGCCTCGGCGGCCATCGACATGACGCTGTTCCCGGTTGCCGGCTACGTGATGGACCGGTTTGGGCGCAAGTTCACCAACGTGCCGTCCATGTTCATGCTCGGGGCGTCGATGGCCGTGCTGCCGCTGGCGCAGGACTTCGTGGGATTGATCGTGGTGGGGCTCTTCGCCGGCGTGGCCAACGGGTGGGGGTCGGGTGCCATGCTGACCCTGGGCTCGGACCTGGCGCCCCGCGAGTCGCCGGGCCCGTTCCTGGGCGTCTGGCAGTTCATGGGCAACACGGGCATGACCGGCGGGCCGCTGATCGTCGGCGTGGTGGCGGATGCCGCCGGTCCGGACGCGGCGCCGTTCTACCTGGCGGCGGCGGGGTTCGCCAGCGGGCTGATATTCCTGCTGTTGGTGCGAGAGACGCACCGGGTGCGAGGGCAGCCGGCGACGGCGTCGGCGTAGGTGGGGCCTTGGCGCCATTCGGTGCGGGCGGGTCTCAGACCCGCCTCTACCTGACGCTCAGTCCCACGCTGCACGCAGCGCGGGCCACCGGGCCGGTGTAGGGGTAGCCCTTGTGGCTGCCCGGATCGAACCGGACGGGCGCCCACTAGGGGCGCCCCTACGCGGACGGGGGCGTTACCACGGCATGTCGGGTGGACATACGTTCCAGTCGCTCCGGATCGGGTTCGGGAAGGCCCTCCGTAGCCGGCGCGAAGGTCAGATCCGGTTCGATCTCAAGCGCCGGCGCCGCCAGGTCCTGGCGGTAGAACTTCGACGACGGGAACAGGTCGCCGGGATAGGTGAAGTTGGGCAAGGTGGCCAACTCGACGCAGAGCGCCGCGCCCACGGAGCTCTCGAGCATCCCGCCGATCCATACCGGTATGCCGGCGTCGCGGCAGACGTCGTGCATGGCGACCGAATTGGTGAAGCCGCCCGCGCGGCCGGGCTTGATGTTGACGTAGTGGCAGGCGCCGATGCGGATGGCCTGCTCCACCATCTCCAGGTCGCGCGCGGATTCGTCCAGGCAAATGGGCGTCTCGATGGCTCGCGCCAGCTCCGCATGGTCGAGGATGTCGTTCCAGCCCAGCGGCTGCTCGATGAAGGCCAACCCCAGCTCGTCGATGGCCTCGAACGTGTCGAGGTCGTCGAGGGTGTAGCCCGCGTTGCAGTCGATGTGGATGAGGTGATTCGGAAACGTCGAGCGCACGGCACGCAGCATGTCGACGTCCCAGCCCGGCCGCACCTTGAGCTTGGTGCGCGGGAAGCCGGCGTCCACGGCCTGCTGCATGTTGCCGATCAGCATGTCGATGGAGTCCTGCACGCCGAAGTCGGCGCCGGCGATGACCGGGCGCGTCTCGCCGCCGAGCAAGCGGTGGACCGGCGTGCCGGTGATCTTGGACTCCAGCGTCCACCAGCACAGCTCGACCGCCGCCTTGGCGAACCCGTTGCCCTTGGCGAAGGCGAGCCGGTCGTGCAGGTCCCGGGCGGTGTCGTACTCACGCCCCACGACGTGCGGGCCGAACACCTCGGCCACCAGGTAGAAGACGCCGCCGGCGCACTCGTTCACGTAGTGCGGGGCAAAAAACGGGGTCGCCTCGGCCCAGGCCTCGTGGTCGCCGCTGGTGGCCTTCACGAGCACGGAGTCGATGTCGTGGTCCTCGCCATAGGCGGTCCGCCAGGGGTAGATGAGCGGCATTCGGACGTAGTAGACGTCCAGGCGGTCGATGCGCATGCGGGCCTCCTCTGATAGGCATGGTGACGGGACGGGACACGGGATGCAATAGGAGTCCGGCGGCGAGACCCGGCGGAGACCCGCGGCTAGTTCGGAGCTATGGCGTGCGGCGTTTGCGGAGGGCGACCGTCGGCTTGGGCGGAGCCGCGACCGAGCCTTCCAGTCGGACTTGCGGCAGCCAGCGCAACGGTCGCGGCAGCCACCAGTTGCGCGAACCCAGCAGCTTCATCGAGGCCGGCACCAGGATGGAGCGGATGAGCGTGGCGTCGATGGCGACGGCAACCGCCAGCCCGAAGCCGATCTGCTGGAACACGACGAGGTCTCCGGAGGCGAATCCGCCGAACACCGCCACCATGATCAGGGCGGCGCCGGTGATCAGCGCGCCCGTCCGCCGCAGGCCAAACGCCACGGACTCGGCGTTGTCGCCGGTCCGTTCGAAGCGCTCGCGAATTCGGCTCAGCAGGAACACGTGATAGTCCATGGAGAGTCCGAACAGCACGGCGAAGAGCAGAATCGGCACCCAGGCCTCGATGGCCGCGACCTTCTGAAAGCCGAGCAGATCGGCGGCGAAACCCATCTGGGAGACCAGCACGATCAGGCCATAGGCGGCCCCGACCGCCAGGAGATTCATGAGGATCGCCTTGGCGGGCACGATTAGCGAGCGGAAGACGACCAGCAGCAGGACGAAGCTGATGCTGAGAACAATGCCGAAGACCACCGGGGTGTATTGGGTGGCCACGTCGAAATAGGCCACGTTCTGCGCCGTGACGCCGGTGACGTAGGCCTCGGCCTCGACATCGGCGAGCGCCCGCGGAATAACCTCGTCGCGCAGACGGCGGACGGCGTCGGCGCCGGCTCCACTGGTGGGTTCGGCGACCAGCGGCACCGTGATAAGCGCGGCCGAGCCGTCGCGGCTGATTTCGAGGCGCGAGGGACCGAAGTCCGGGGCTTCGGCGAGCGCCGTCTGCAGCCGGGCGACCGCTGCCTGCACGTCGGCAGCCGACGTGTCGCCGTCGATGACGATCTGGGCCGGCGAGACCAGGCCGCCGAGGAAGTCGCCCTGCAGCACGGCGAGCCCGTCGTGCGTCCGAGTCCCCGGCGGCAGGCTCGAAAGGCTGGAGGAGCCCGTGTTGATGCCAATGTTGGGCACCGCGGCCGCGGCCAGCAGACTCACGACGATGACCAGGCTAACGATCGGTCGGCGCATGACGGCGTATGACAAGCGGTCCCACAGCGGGCGGCCGCGCCGGCGCTTTGCCATGGCGGCGAGGCGCCCCAGAAGCGGGATGCTAAACGCATCGACGCGGTCGCCCATGAGGCTGAGAACCGCCGGGAGTAGCGTGAGCGCCGCGAACACCGCGGCGGCGACCACGAGGATCGCGCCGGCCGCGAGTCCCTGGAACACGTTGACGGGAATGACCAGCAGCCCGAGCAGGGCCACGATGACGACCAGGCCGCTGATCAGCACCGCACGGCTCGCGGTAGCTCCCATGGTCGTGATCGCATCAACGGTGTCGCGGCCCGCGCGGCGCTCCTCGCGGTAGCGGGAGACGACAAATAGCGAGTAGTCGATGCCGACGGCCAGACCCATCATCGTGACCATGTTGACCACGAAGAACGAGAGGTCGAACACTTGGCCGATCAGCGCGGTCACACCCAGGGCGATGACGATCGCCACGCCGGCGAGAATGATCGGGAGCAACGCCGCGGCCAGGGCGCCAAAGACCAGGACAAGAATCAGAAAGGCGATTGGCAGGGCCACCAGCTCACCCTTTTGCAGGTCGCGCTCGGCAATCTCCCGGAAGTCCTGGCCGCCGGTGGCGCGACCGGTCACGTGCGTGGTGAAGCCTTCGGCTTCCATGGCGTCGACGACCGCGTGGACGTGGTGGACGTTGACGATGGCGTCCTCGAGTCCGCCGCTCATGAGCACCGGCAGCAGCAACGATCGGCGGTCCCGCGATACCAGCGAGGGATCGCCGGTCTGGTAGTAGCTGAACACGCCCTGGACCGTTGCCGGGCCGAGCGCGGTGAGGTCGGCTTGCAGTTGCTCGACCACGGCGCGGAAGGACGGCTCCTCCACGACGCCCGCCTCGGACCGCACGATCACAAGCTCGGTGACGCCGTCCGGACGGTCGAACCGTTCGGCGATGATCCGATCGCCGCGCGCGTAGTCGGGGTTGTTCGAGATCCGCTGATCGGTCGTCAGCGTGCCGCCCAGCTGCGTCGCAACCAGCGCGCTCGCCGCCACGAGCATGGCCGCCCAAATGACGATCGTGCGCCAGGGGTGGCGCGCGCAATGGGCGGCGAGCCCTCCCAGCGAGAGCTCGGGAATAGGAATGCCGCCGCCGGCTCGAAGGCCCTGCACGCGGCGCACAAACCGCCTCATCGATCCGCCCCCGGGCCGCGCTTGACCAGGCTAGATTCCAACTAGCTCCCGTCTGCGCCTACGCCGCGCGTGGCACGTGCGAAACAAGAGGCGGCGCTCCCGGACGTACGCACCACGATTCTCGAGTCGCGGAGAGCGGCAATCAGAGCCGCATGCTAGGTCCAGCCAGTGTGTGGCGCGCACGGACGGCGCCTGTGTGAGTTCCGCGACGCCGAGAGCGAGCGCGCCGGCGCTTTGTAAGGAGACTTACATTGCCGATTGCGCCGCGAGGTCCGGCGCTCCCCCAGCTTGGATGCGCAGACGTGACCCGTAGGGGCGGGTTTGAAACCCGCCCCTACCCCGAAGGCTTTCGCCTAGACCGGCTTGCCGCCGTGGACCATGAGCACCTGGCCGGTAGCCAGGCGGTTGTGGACCACGAAACCCATGATTGCGTCGGCCACGTCCTCCGGTTCGCAGACGCGCTGGAGATAGGTGCCGGTGCGGGCGCGTTCGCGGTTGGTGTCGGCGTAGGTGGGGTCGGGATGGTCGTAGTGCCACTCGGTGTTGATGAACCCGGGCGCGACGCAGTTGACCCGCACGTCGGGAGCCAGCGCCCGCGCGAGCGTGCGGGTGAGGCTGTGCACGGCGGCCTTCGAGGCGCAGTAGGGAATCGAGCTGCCGGAGTCGCCGATGCCGGCGACCGACCCCACGTTCACGACCACGCCCGCGCCGCCGGCGCGCAGGTGGGGCGCCGCGGCGCGGGTGACGTTGAACAGACCCTGGACGTTGGTGGCGAAGATGACCTCCCAGGCTTCGTCCTCCACGCTGTCGAGGTTCAAGACGTCGCTGAAGCGGGTGACCGCCGCGTTGTTGACCAGGATGTCGAGGCCGCCCAGGGCATCGGCCGCCTCGGCGACGAGCGTGCGCGCGGCGTCCGGCGAGCTGACGTCCGCCGCAATGGAAACAGCGGTCACGCCGTGGGCGCGGGCCCCTTCCACGACCGCATCGGCGCGGTCTTTCGAACGCACGTAGTTCACGGCGACGGAGGCGCCGCGCTCGGCCAGCATCTCGACCGTGGCGGCGCCGACGCCGCGGCTGCCTCCAGTGACCAGTGCGCGTTTGCCGCTGAGCGTCATTGCTGGGACTCCTTCGATCCGCCTGTTGGACTGGCATGGTACGCGTCCACCGTTGGCGGCAAGCCGGACGGCGGGTGAGAATCGGGGGCCGCCCGGACCGCCGCGCGGCTCACCGACGGGTTTCCGCGTGCCCAACCGCTTAGCCGCCGAGTCCAGCCCCTACCTCTTGCAGCATCAGCACAACCCGGTGGACTGGTTTCCCTGGGGCGAAGAGGCGCTGGCCAAGTCGCGCGACGAGAACCGGCCGATCTTCCTGAGCATCGGCTACGCGGCCTGCCACTGGTGCCACGTGATGGAGCACGAGTCGTTCGAGGATGACGACACGGCGGCCTATCTCAACGAGCACTTCGTGTCGATCAAGGTGGACCGCGAGGAGCGGCCTGACCTGGATCAGATCTACATGAGCGCGGTGACGGCGATCACGGGGCACGGCGGATGGCCGATGACGGTGTTTCTGATGCCCGACGGGCGTCCGTTCCACGGCGGCACCTACTTCCCGCCCGAGCCGCGCTACGGCATGCCGTCATTCCTCCAACTGCTGCAGCAGGTATGGGAAGCCTGGGTGATTCGGCGCGACGACCTGGACAACGGCGCCCAGCAGCTCGTGGAGGCGCTGCAGCGCGTGCAGGTGGGCGCGTCGGCAAGCGAGCTCACGGAGCACACGCTCAGCCAGGCCAGCCGCGTGCTGGCGGCCAGCCACGACCGGCAGCACGGCGGCTGGGGCGCGGCGCCCAAATTTCCGCAGCCCATGGCACTCGAGTTCCTGCTGCGTCGGCACTTGGCCACGGGCGAGGGGCTGCTGCGAGAGGTGGTGGAGCGTTCCCTGACGAAAATGGCGCGCGGCGGCATCTACGACCAGTTGGGCGGCGGCTTCCACCGCTACAGCGTCGACGCCGAGTGGCTGGCGCCCCACTTCGAAAAAATGCTCTACGACAACGCGCAGCTAGCGCGGGTGTACCTGCACGCCTGGCAGATTACCGGCAATCCCGAGTACCGGGCGGTGGTGGAGGCGACGCTGGATTACGTGGCGCGCGAGATGACGCACCCGGCCGGCGGATTCTTCAGCACGCAGGACGCCGACTCGGAAGGCGAGGAGGGCAAGTTCTTCGTCTGGTCGCTGGCCGAGGTGGATGAGCTGCTGGGCGACGACGCGCCGCTATTCCGCGATGCCTATGACGTTTCGCCGAACGGCAACTGGGAGGGCAAAACCATCCTGCGGCGGGTGCGCGACGCCGACGTGCTGGCATCGATGCACGGTCTGGCGGCCGAGGAGGTCGAGGCGCGGCTGGCGCTGGGGCGGGCGGCGCTGCTCGCGCGGCGCGAGGGCCGCATCCGTCCCGGTCTGGACGACAAGGTGCTGACGGCGTGGAACGGCCTGATGCTGGCGACGGCGGCGGATGCGGCGCGGGTGCTCGATCGCAACGACTACCTCGACATGGCGGTGCGCGCCGGCGAGTTTGCGCTGCGCGAGCTGCGCCGTCCCAACGGACGACTGTGGCGCACGTGGCGCAACGGGCAGGCCAAGCTGAACGGCTATCTGGAGGACTACGCGTGCCTCGCATCCGGACTGGTGGAGCTTTACCAGACGACGTTCGATCCCCGATGGTTCGAGGGGGCGTGCGAGCTGGCGGACGCGATGCTGGCGCACTTCGCCGATCCCGCCGGAGGCTTCTTCGACACCAGCGAGGACCACGAAACACTAATCACCCGACCTAAAGACGTGCA
This sequence is a window from Chloroflexota bacterium. Protein-coding genes within it:
- a CDS encoding thioredoxin domain-containing protein, coding for MPNRLAAESSPYLLQHQHNPVDWFPWGEEALAKSRDENRPIFLSIGYAACHWCHVMEHESFEDDDTAAYLNEHFVSIKVDREERPDLDQIYMSAVTAITGHGGWPMTVFLMPDGRPFHGGTYFPPEPRYGMPSFLQLLQQVWEAWVIRRDDLDNGAQQLVEALQRVQVGASASELTEHTLSQASRVLAASHDRQHGGWGAAPKFPQPMALEFLLRRHLATGEGLLREVVERSLTKMARGGIYDQLGGGFHRYSVDAEWLAPHFEKMLYDNAQLARVYLHAWQITGNPEYRAVVEATLDYVAREMTHPAGGFFSTQDADSEGEEGKFFVWSLAEVDELLGDDAPLFRDAYDVSPNGNWEGKTILRRVRDADVLASMHGLAAEEVEARLALGRAALLARREGRIRPGLDDKVLTAWNGLMLATAADAARVLDRNDYLDMAVRAGEFALRELRRPNGRLWRTWRNGQAKLNGYLEDYACLASGLVELYQTTFDPRWFEGACELADAMLAHFADPAGGFFDTSEDHETLITRPKDVQDNATPSGNAMAATVLAQLAALTGDARYADAVAQALPLVGRFAGEHATGFGQWLCAADFTLAGAHEVAIVGDLEDPGTRGLIDAAFATYRPRQVVAAAAPSESTAVPLLAGRSAVNGAATAYVCRNFACELPVTDAAGLTAQLAG